ACATGGTCATGGCCGGCCAGCGCAAGATCCTCGAAGTCGCCGTCATCGCCGAAAAACTAGCGCTCTGCCCGCCTTGCGGCGGCTGCCGTCAACGGCTGGCCGAATTTTCCGGCGCCAGCACCCGCATCTTCCTCTGCGACGAGACCGGCGTGAAGAAGACCTTGGCGCTCTCCGATCTGCTGCCGCATTCCTTTGAGACCGAGGTCATCGGTTGACCGCCGCTGCGGAGATGCTGAAGGCCCGCCTCGGCGGGCTTGCCCCCCGTTATGGCATCGTGCTTGGCTCTGGCCTCGGCTCGCTGGTGGAAGGTGTGGCGGATGCTGTGCGCATCTCCTACGCGGATATCCCCGGCTTCCCCGTCAGTGCGGTGTCCGGCCATGCCGGCGAACTGGTGGCCGGCAAGATCGGCGGCGTGCCGGTCATCGTGCTGTCGGGACGCGTGCACTATTACGAGCGCGGCGATGCCAACGCCATGCGCGGGCCGATCGGGACGCTGAAGTTGCTCGGCGCCGAAACCTTGATCCTCACCAACTCCGCCGGCTCTCTGCGCGAAGACTTAGCCCCGGGCTCGGTGATGATGATCACCGACCATATCAATTTCTCCGGCGAAAGCCCGCTGATCGGCGTCGACAGCGATGCCCGCTTCGTCGGGCTGACGGCAGCCTATGACGCAGAACTGGCAGACGCCATCCGTGCGGCCGCGATCAAGCTCGATATTCCGCTCGGCGCCGGCGTCTATATGTGGTTCTCAGGGCCGAACTTCGAAACACCAGCGGAAATCCGCATGGCGCGCATTCTGGGCGCCGATGCCGTCGGCATGTCGACCGTGCCCGAAGTCATCCTGGCACGTTTTTTCGGCCTGAAGGTTGCCGCGGCTTCGGTTATTACCAATTATGGAGCTGGAATGACCGGCGCCGAACTCAGCCATCACGAAACCAAGGATATGGCGCCCGTCGGCGGGCAGCGTCTCGCAGCCATCCTGAAAGAGATGATATCTGCCCGGTCATGAGCCGAGGCGGGAGAGGAAACGGACCAAGATGATGCTCGAAGCCAACAACCGTCAGGTGGCGGCGCTCGCCCTGTCGCTGCTCGATCTGACCGATCTCTCGGACAATTGCGCGCCCGAGGCCATCGAAAAACTCTGCGCCCAAGCCGTTACGCCCTTTGGCCACACCGCCGCAATCTGCATCTGGCCGCGCTTCGTTGCTCAGGCACGGGCGATCCTTGGGCCGAACAGCGCGGTGAAGATCGCCACGGTCGTCAACTTTCCCTCCGGTGATCTGACGGTGGAAACCGTTGTCGCCGAAACGGAGAAGGCGATCGCCGATGGCGCCGACGAGATCGACCTCGTCATCCCCTACAAGGCTTTCATGGCTGGTGATGAGCAGGCCGTGCGCACGATGATTTCTGCCGTCAAGGCTGTCTGCACCCCGCCGGTGCTCTTGAAGACCATTCTGGAAACCGGCGAGCTGAAGGACCGCGGCCTGATCCGCAGCGCCTCTCATATAGCCATCCAGGAAGGCGCCGATTTCATCAAGACTTCTACCGGCAAGGTCGCGGTCAATGCGACGCTGGAGGCGGCCGATATCATGCTGACCTGCATCCGCGAAAGCGGCCGCAAGGTCGGCTTCAAGCCAGCAGGCGGCGTGCGCACCGTCGGCGATGCACGCCTCTACCTCAATCTGGCCGCGACGATCCACAGTCCGGATTGGCCGATGCCCTCCACCTTCCGTTTCGGCGCATCCGGACTGCTCGGCGATATCCTCGCGGTGCTGGAAGGCCGGGAGCCCGCCGTGGCAGCGGCTGCCTATTGACGATGATCCCCCAGGAGATCATCCGGCGAAAGCGCGACGGCGAAACCCTTTCAAGCGAGGATATTGCCGCTTTTATCAGCGGCCTGTCCGATGGCTCGATCTCCGAAGGCCAGGTTGCGGCCTTTGCCATGGCAACCTGGTTCTCCGGCATGTCCATTCATGAGACGGTGGCGCTGACATCGGCCATGCGCGACAGCGGCGACGTGCTCGATTGGAGCGGCTTATCAGCGCCCGTCGCTGATAAGCATTCGACCGGCGGCGTCGGCGACAATGTCTCCTTGATGTTGGCCCCGATCGCGGCCGCCTGTGGCCTCGCCGTGCCGATGATCTCGGGCCGGGGCCTCGGCCACACCGGCGGCACGCTCGACAAGCTGGAATCGATCCCGGGCTATAACATCAAACCGTCAGCCGAACTCTTCCGCCGCACCGTCGAAGAGGTGGGTTGTGCGATCATCGGCCAGACGGCCGCGCTCGCCCCTGCCGACCGCAGGCTTTATGCGATCCGCGACGTCACCGCGACCGTCGATTCCGTGCCGCTGATCACCGCTTCCATCCTGTCGAAGAAGCTTGCCGCCGGGCTGCAATCGCTGGTGCTGGATGTAAAGATCGGCAGCGGCGCCTTCATGGTGAGCCTCGAAGAGGCAGAAACGCTGGCCCGTTCGCTCGTCGGCGTCGCCAATGGTGCCGGCGTCAAGACCACAGCCTTGATCACCGACATGAACGAGCCGCTGGCTGACGCCGCCGGCAATGTGCTCGAAATCGAAAACTGCCTCGCCTTTCTGCGTGG
This genomic stretch from Pararhizobium capsulatum DSM 1112 harbors:
- a CDS encoding cytidine deaminase, encoding MENDLFEAAREAMSKAHAPYSKFPVGAAIRAEDGKIYSGANIENLSFPEGWCAETTAISHMVMAGQRKILEVAVIAEKLALCPPCGGCRQRLAEFSGASTRIFLCDETGVKKTLALSDLLPHSFETEVIG
- a CDS encoding purine-nucleoside phosphorylase, which codes for MTAAAEMLKARLGGLAPRYGIVLGSGLGSLVEGVADAVRISYADIPGFPVSAVSGHAGELVAGKIGGVPVIVLSGRVHYYERGDANAMRGPIGTLKLLGAETLILTNSAGSLREDLAPGSVMMITDHINFSGESPLIGVDSDARFVGLTAAYDAELADAIRAAAIKLDIPLGAGVYMWFSGPNFETPAEIRMARILGADAVGMSTVPEVILARFFGLKVAAASVITNYGAGMTGAELSHHETKDMAPVGGQRLAAILKEMISARS
- the deoC gene encoding deoxyribose-phosphate aldolase, with protein sequence MLEANNRQVAALALSLLDLTDLSDNCAPEAIEKLCAQAVTPFGHTAAICIWPRFVAQARAILGPNSAVKIATVVNFPSGDLTVETVVAETEKAIADGADEIDLVIPYKAFMAGDEQAVRTMISAVKAVCTPPVLLKTILETGELKDRGLIRSASHIAIQEGADFIKTSTGKVAVNATLEAADIMLTCIRESGRKVGFKPAGGVRTVGDARLYLNLAATIHSPDWPMPSTFRFGASGLLGDILAVLEGREPAVAAAAY
- the deoA gene encoding thymidine phosphorylase, with amino-acid sequence MTMIPQEIIRRKRDGETLSSEDIAAFISGLSDGSISEGQVAAFAMATWFSGMSIHETVALTSAMRDSGDVLDWSGLSAPVADKHSTGGVGDNVSLMLAPIAAACGLAVPMISGRGLGHTGGTLDKLESIPGYNIKPSAELFRRTVEEVGCAIIGQTAALAPADRRLYAIRDVTATVDSVPLITASILSKKLAAGLQSLVLDVKIGSGAFMVSLEEAETLARSLVGVANGAGVKTTALITDMNEPLADAAGNVLEIENCLAFLRGEKSGTRLEAIVMAFAMEMLLLSGVASSPAEAETLARRALESGAALERFGRMVHLLGGPHDFAEHSDRYLQKAPVVLPVELMHGGYLSSCDARGVGMAVIALGGGRTHADDIIDHRVGIGGLKPLGTKLEKGDVLAVVHAVDEVAAEAARERLLSLYTLTEEAPPARPIILAKIN